The following coding sequences are from one Diospyros lotus cultivar Yz01 chromosome 7, ASM1463336v1, whole genome shotgun sequence window:
- the LOC127806477 gene encoding amino acid transporter AVT1C-like: MKNSVSEQSFYIESEDEDEEEEFNKGEDDANDSDSSHNSNEDQPQSKPNSLNTTWPQSYRQSIDLYGSVPSPSITFLGTPTLSKLSGSSFLSSSLTRRHTPEILPSATKPLLPTVADEQQPQQRRSSHSLLPPIPSRKASAKKSAKVSHEVPASRQSSFGQATINGINVLCGVGILSTPYAVKEGGWAGLSLLFIFAALSYYTGLLLRYCLDSQPGLETYPDIGQAAFGTAGRFAVSIILYCELYASCVEYIILESDNLTSLFPNAHLSLGGYELNSHHLFGLLTALAVLPTVWLRDLSVLSYISVGGVIASILVVICLFWTGLVDKVGFQSKGTTLNLTTLPVAIGLYGYCYSGHAVFPNIYTSMEKRNQYPAVLLTSFAICTLMYAGVAVLGYRMFGESTESQFTLNMPQELVASKIAVWTTVVNPLTKYALTMTPVAMSLEELMPSNHLKSHIYAILIRTALVMSTMVVGLTVPFFGLVLSLIGSLFTMLVTLILPCACYLSILRGKVTLLQGSLCILVIAVGVVSSIFGTYSSFTKIVESLS; this comes from the exons ATGAAGAATTCGGTTTCAGAACAGAGTTTCTACATCGAGAgcgaagatgaagatgaggaggaggagttcAACAAGGGTGAAGATGATGCAAACGATTCAGATTCTTCACATAACTCTAATGAAGACCAGCCGCAGAGCAAACCCAATTCTCTCAACACCACATGGCCCCAAAGTTACAG GCAATCTATTGATCTATATGGTAGCGTACCATCGCCAAGTATTACATTTCTTGGCACTCCCACATTGTCAAAACTAAGCGGttcatcatttctttcatcGTCACTTACAAGGAGACACACTCCTGAGATATTACCTTCTGCAACTAAACCACTGTTGCCAACAGTAGCAGATGAGCAACAACCACAACAAAGACGAAGTTCCCATTCTCTGCTTCCTCCTATTCCTTCAAGAAAAGCTTCAGCGAAGAAATCTGCCAAGGTCTCACATGAAGTTCCAGCATCTCGCCAGAGCTCATTTGGCCAAGCTACTATAAAcg GCATAAATGTTCTATGTGGAGTGGGAATCCTTTCTACTCCTTATGCTGTCAAAGAAGGTGGATGGGCCGGTCTCTCCCTGCTGTTTATTTTTGCAGCCCTTTCTTACTATACAGGGCTACTCTTGCGTTATTGCTTGGACAGCCAACCCGGGCTTGAGACTTACCCAGACATTGGCCAGGCTGCCTTTGGTACTGCAGGACGTTTTGCCGTATCA ATAATTTTGTATTGCGAACTTTAT GCTTCTTGTGTTGAATACATTATATTGGAGAGTGATAACTTGACATCACTATTTCCAAATGCACATTTAAGCCTGGGAGGATATGAATTGAATTCACACCATTTGTTTGGGCTGCTGACTGCCCTTGCTGTTCTTCCTACAGTATGGCTCAGAGATCTCAGTGTACTTAGTTATATCTCTG TTGGTGGAGTTATAGCCTCAATATTGGTAGTCATTTGCTTGTTCTGGACTGGCTTGGTGGATAAAGTTGGTTTCCAGAGCAAAGGGACAACACTGAACCTCACAACCCTTCCTGTTGCTATTGGGCTCTATGGTTACTGCTATTCAGGTCATGCTGTCTTTCCCAATATCTATACATCAATGGAGAAACGAAACCAATACCCTGCAGTCCTCTTGACTAG TTTTGCTATCTGTACTTTGATGTATGCTGGAGTTGCTGTCTTGGGATACAGGATGTTTGGAGAATCAACAGAGTCTCAATTCACTCTTAACATGCCTCAGGAATTGGTTGCCTCTAAAATTGCTGTCTGGACTACG GTTGTCAATCCTCTTACCAAATAT GCGTTGACGATGACTCCAGTAGCAATGAGTCTGGAGGAATTGATGCCATCTAACCATCTCAAGTCTCACATATATGCAATCCTCATCAGAACAGCATTGGTGATGTCTACCATGGTTGTTGGTCTCACGGTGCCTTTCTTCG GCTTGGTGCTATCATTGATTGGATCTCTATTTACAATGCTAGTG ACCTTGATACTTCCTTGTGCCTGTTACCTAAGCATCTTGAGGGGAAAAGTAACTCTGCTTCAG GGCTCTCTTTGTATACTGGTTATTGCTGTAGGAGTTGTATCGTCGATCTTTGGAACCTACTCATCCTTCACCAAAATTGTCGAGAGCTTGAGCTGA